The Lactobacillus sp. ESL0680 genome has a segment encoding these proteins:
- a CDS encoding amino acid permease: MNLWKKINRKEDPRVYEQKDGQLVRSLTVKDFLALGVGTIVSTSIFTLPGEVAALHTGPAVAISCVLAAIVAGIVSFAYAEMAAAMPFAGSAYSWINVVFGEVWGWIAGWALLAEYFIAMSFIGSGISANFRALIAPLGLKLPAALSNPFGVHGGVVDLISIVSIFLVSLLISHGVSEASRVENALVALKVFAILLFVIVGMTAIKKANFMPFIPRYRATANGPFGGWQGIYAGVSMIFVSYLGFDAIAANSAEAKNPEKTMPRGIVGSLLIAVVLFVAVSLVLIGVVPYQKYLGSAEPVGLALRSIGHGTIATIVQTIAVFGMFTALIGLCMSSSRLVYSFGRDGMLPKKLGKLNNDKRPNNALWTITIIAILISAFLPFSFLTQLVSAGTLIAFMFVSLGIYRLRPREGVDISKPAFKMPWYPVLPFLGFLGSLIVFMGLDTQAKIYAIIWFIIGLIIYFAYGLKHSTMNQKN; the protein is encoded by the coding sequence GTGAATTTATGGAAAAAAATTAACCGTAAGGAAGACCCACGGGTCTATGAACAAAAAGATGGCCAGCTAGTTCGCTCGCTTACTGTGAAAGACTTTCTGGCACTGGGTGTTGGAACCATCGTTTCCACCTCCATCTTTACTTTACCTGGGGAAGTGGCAGCGCTGCATACAGGACCAGCTGTTGCCATTTCTTGCGTCTTAGCAGCCATTGTTGCCGGCATTGTTTCTTTTGCTTATGCGGAAATGGCGGCTGCCATGCCTTTCGCCGGCTCTGCATATTCTTGGATTAATGTTGTCTTTGGCGAAGTGTGGGGCTGGATTGCCGGTTGGGCACTTTTAGCGGAATATTTTATCGCTATGTCATTTATCGGTTCGGGGATTTCGGCCAATTTTCGTGCCCTTATCGCACCCTTAGGCTTAAAATTGCCGGCTGCTTTATCTAATCCCTTTGGTGTTCATGGCGGCGTTGTCGACCTCATTTCAATTGTGTCGATCTTCTTAGTTTCCCTATTAATTAGTCACGGGGTATCCGAAGCATCTCGAGTTGAGAATGCCCTTGTTGCCTTGAAGGTCTTTGCCATTCTGCTCTTCGTTATCGTTGGTATGACCGCCATTAAAAAGGCTAACTTCATGCCATTCATTCCGCGTTACCGGGCAACTGCCAATGGTCCTTTTGGCGGCTGGCAGGGAATTTACGCTGGTGTATCCATGATTTTCGTATCATATTTGGGCTTTGACGCAATCGCCGCTAATTCAGCCGAAGCTAAAAATCCGGAAAAGACCATGCCCCGCGGAATTGTCGGTTCATTATTAATTGCCGTTGTCTTATTTGTCGCTGTTAGCCTCGTTCTAATTGGCGTCGTCCCTTACCAAAAGTATCTTGGTTCAGCCGAACCAGTTGGTCTTGCTCTGCGGTCAATCGGCCACGGAACAATTGCCACAATCGTGCAGACAATTGCCGTTTTTGGCATGTTTACCGCACTAATTGGTCTTTGCATGTCAAGCTCAAGATTAGTCTACTCCTTTGGCCGCGACGGTATGCTGCCAAAGAAGTTGGGTAAATTAAATAATGATAAAAGACCTAACAACGCTCTCTGGACAATTACCATCATAGCAATTTTAATTAGTGCCTTCTTACCATTTTCATTCCTAACACAGCTAGTCTCAGCGGGAACACTGATTGCTTTCATGTTTGTTTCCCTAGGTATTTATCGCCTAAGACCACGTGAAGGCGTTGATATTTCTAAACCCGCATTTAAAATGCCCTGGTATCCTGTACTGCCGTTCTTAGGATTTTTGGGATCACTAATTGTCTTTATGGGACTTGATACACAGGCTAAAATTTACGCAATTATCTGGTTTATCATTGGGCTAATTATTTATTTTGCTTATGGACTAAAGCATTCAACAATGAACCAAAAAAATTAA
- the lexA gene encoding transcriptional repressor LexA, translating into MPVNHDSKQLEILRYIYETVADRGFPPTVREICAAVNLSSTSTVHGHLARLERKGLLIKDATKPRALEITAEGKRALGIKPNEIPVVGVVTAGQPILAVEDVEDYFPLPPDLANDAGDLFMLKVHGESMINAGILDGDNVIVRKQSSAINGEIVVAMTEENEATVKRFYKEKDHYRLQPENDTMAPIILDQVQILGKVVGLYRNNIN; encoded by the coding sequence ATGCCTGTTAATCATGATTCTAAACAATTAGAAATATTACGCTATATCTATGAAACCGTGGCGGACCGTGGTTTTCCCCCAACTGTTCGTGAAATTTGTGCCGCAGTTAATCTTTCTTCTACGTCAACTGTTCACGGACACCTGGCTCGTTTAGAGAGAAAAGGACTGCTAATTAAAGATGCAACTAAACCGCGTGCTTTAGAAATCACAGCAGAAGGTAAACGAGCATTAGGTATTAAACCCAACGAAATTCCAGTTGTTGGCGTTGTTACTGCCGGTCAGCCAATTTTAGCGGTTGAAGACGTTGAAGATTACTTCCCCTTGCCGCCAGATTTAGCCAACGATGCTGGTGACCTATTCATGCTAAAAGTTCACGGCGAAAGCATGATCAATGCTGGTATTTTAGATGGTGATAATGTCATCGTCCGCAAGCAAAGTTCCGCAATTAATGGTGAAATCGTGGTTGCAATGACTGAAGAAAACGAAGCAACCGTCAAACGATTTTATAAAGAAAAAGACCATTACCGCCTACAGCCGGAGAATGATACGATGGCGCCAATTATCCTTGACCAAGTGCAAATCTTGGGTAAGGTAGTTGGTCTTTATCGGAATAACATCAACTAA
- a CDS encoding uracil-DNA glycosylase: MKYPEWLIKKVQKRAHGMKLEGLNEGAGPQDPALMIVGEAPGRDEIVSHVPFHGSSGKELMKSLALIGLTRDDVYITSVVRSRPYATKTVFSKKENKDVIKHPNRKPTKKEVLAHAPFFDYEVAHVQPKIIVTVGGTAIERLLGPGHSISREHGQVIKQTPILQLNVAEDGYEWSKEKYTLIMEYHPAAVFYNRKLTETIKEDWLALKPYLDIEKD, encoded by the coding sequence ATGAAGTATCCAGAATGGCTGATTAAAAAAGTGCAAAAAAGAGCACATGGAATGAAATTAGAGGGGCTAAATGAAGGTGCAGGACCACAAGATCCAGCGCTAATGATTGTCGGTGAGGCTCCCGGTCGAGATGAAATTGTCTCGCATGTCCCGTTTCATGGTAGTTCAGGTAAGGAATTAATGAAATCATTGGCATTAATTGGCTTGACTCGCGATGATGTTTATATCACCAGCGTGGTTCGCAGCCGCCCTTATGCAACCAAAACAGTTTTTAGTAAAAAAGAAAACAAGGACGTTATTAAGCACCCAAACCGAAAACCGACTAAAAAAGAAGTTTTAGCTCATGCACCATTCTTTGATTATGAGGTGGCCCATGTCCAGCCTAAAATTATTGTCACGGTTGGCGGGACTGCAATTGAACGTTTGCTGGGACCGGGGCACAGTATTTCACGTGAACATGGTCAGGTGATTAAGCAGACACCAATTTTGCAATTAAATGTTGCTGAAGATGGTTATGAATGGTCGAAAGAAAAATATACTTTGATTATGGAATATCATCCGGCAGCGGTTTTTTATAATCGCAAGTTAACGGAAACTATTAAAGAAGATTGGCTTGCTTTGAAGCCATATTTAGACATAGAAAAAGACTAG
- a CDS encoding YneF family protein, which produces MNLALAIVLIIVALLVGLIGGFYGARSYMKKYFKENPPISEDMIVAMMSQMGQKPSAKKVNQVMNMMKHQNN; this is translated from the coding sequence ATGAATTTGGCATTAGCAATTGTTTTAATTATTGTTGCGCTATTAGTCGGCTTAATTGGCGGCTTTTACGGTGCAAGATCATACATGAAAAAATATTTTAAGGAAAATCCACCAATCAGTGAAGATATGATTGTTGCGATGATGTCACAAATGGGACAAAAGCCTTCTGCAAAGAAGGTTAACCAAGTGATGAACATGATGAAGCATCAAAATAATTAA
- a CDS encoding ABC transporter transmembrane domain-containing protein — MGIFLKLGWFFKKEKKRYLIGVTFLALTSIVNLVPPRILGLMADQLDQGHISWLQYGGLVLAIIAAALLLYGFRYFWRKQIWGGAAELERQLRSKLFKHFMVMDQTFYQRHRTGDLMAHATNDVSAIQDVAGAGVLTLVDSLIMGVSTMIAMIIFVDWRLTIVALLPLPFLAWGAWQLGNHLHDAFDESQAAFSRLNNKTQESVSGMKVIKTFGQGDEDTAAFDQMVDDTIKINKKVFKWDALFDPLGTIIIGLTYTITIIYGGLLVVNKVLTIGQLVSFIAYIGNMVWPMFAIGYLFNILERGSASYDRVEKLLDEQPQITDQHANESLTADDLAGDLNYQINSFAYPDEPQLLVLHQIDFTLKKGQTLGLVGKVGSGKTTIIQLLLREFDKYDGQITLNGYDIRTIPLNVLLRQISYVPQNNYLFSTTIQKNIAFSQADASEDAIVSAAKKSDLHEDILQMPAGYKTLVGENGVSLSGGQKQRMSIARALLKQSQILVLDDALSAVDARTEMAILQSLRKERAGKTTMIATHRLTSVMNADLILVLKDGAIVERGRHEQLLAADGWYAEMWRRQELEEKVGE; from the coding sequence ATGGGAATTTTTTTAAAATTAGGTTGGTTTTTTAAAAAGGAAAAGAAGCGCTATTTAATTGGTGTAACCTTTTTAGCACTGACTTCAATCGTAAATTTAGTACCGCCGCGGATTTTAGGTTTGATGGCGGATCAGCTTGACCAAGGTCATATTAGTTGGCTGCAGTATGGCGGATTAGTTTTAGCGATTATCGCGGCTGCCTTACTGCTATATGGTTTTCGCTATTTTTGGCGTAAACAAATTTGGGGTGGTGCAGCTGAACTTGAACGGCAATTACGTTCAAAATTGTTTAAACATTTTATGGTGATGGACCAGACATTTTACCAGCGGCACAGAACTGGTGACTTGATGGCGCACGCAACAAATGACGTTTCTGCAATCCAAGATGTTGCTGGGGCTGGCGTTTTGACTTTGGTCGATTCGTTAATTATGGGCGTGTCAACCATGATAGCGATGATTATTTTTGTTGACTGGCGGCTGACAATTGTGGCGTTATTGCCCCTGCCATTTTTAGCCTGGGGTGCATGGCAATTGGGTAATCATCTGCATGATGCCTTTGATGAGTCGCAGGCGGCTTTTTCGCGGTTAAACAATAAGACGCAGGAGTCCGTTTCGGGAATGAAAGTTATCAAAACTTTTGGTCAAGGAGACGAAGATACCGCCGCATTTGACCAGATGGTTGATGATACGATCAAGATTAATAAAAAAGTCTTCAAGTGGGATGCTTTGTTTGATCCGCTAGGCACAATTATTATTGGGCTAACATATACGATTACGATTATTTATGGCGGCTTGCTGGTTGTTAACAAGGTTCTAACAATCGGGCAGTTAGTTTCCTTTATTGCCTACATTGGCAACATGGTTTGGCCGATGTTTGCCATTGGCTACCTATTCAATATTTTGGAGCGGGGTAGTGCCAGTTATGACCGGGTTGAAAAATTGCTGGATGAGCAGCCGCAAATTACCGATCAGCATGCTAATGAAAGCCTAACAGCTGACGATTTAGCAGGTGATTTGAATTATCAGATTAATTCGTTTGCTTATCCTGATGAACCACAACTGCTAGTTCTGCACCAAATTGATTTTACCCTTAAAAAAGGCCAGACCTTAGGTCTTGTTGGTAAGGTCGGCTCAGGAAAAACAACGATTATTCAATTGCTTTTGCGCGAATTTGATAAGTATGATGGGCAGATAACGTTAAATGGCTATGATATCAGGACAATTCCGCTCAATGTCCTTTTGCGCCAAATATCTTATGTACCGCAAAATAATTACTTGTTTTCAACGACAATTCAAAAGAATATTGCCTTTTCACAGGCTGATGCGTCTGAGGATGCAATTGTTAGTGCTGCCAAAAAGAGTGATCTACATGAGGATATTTTGCAAATGCCGGCTGGCTACAAGACACTGGTTGGCGAAAACGGGGTTTCGCTTTCTGGAGGGCAAAAGCAACGGATGTCAATTGCGCGGGCATTACTGAAGCAAAGCCAGATTTTGGTCTTGGATGATGCTCTGTCGGCAGTTGATGCGCGAACCGAAATGGCAATTTTACAATCATTGCGCAAGGAACGTGCTGGTAAGACAACAATGATTGCAACTCACCGGTTGACGTCGGTCATGAATGCCGATTTGATTTTAGTCTTAAAAGATGGCGCAATTGTCGAGCGCGGCAGACACGAACAGTTGCTAGCTGCAGATGGCTGGTATGCGGAAATGTGGCGGCGGCAGGAATTAGAAGAAAAGGTAGGTGAGTAA
- a CDS encoding nucleoside phosphorylase: MSKPFLTQFDPNPSAVLDPDHERAELDYHFPKKLLFAFITSEAIANFLSQYPYRKLGHYDCFEGETPIYEVNLGNEKITFCQAKIGAAAAVELLDWLIGYGVRQVIAIGSSGVLVDLPENYFLVPIKAIRDEGTSFHYAPAGNFISLEGPYLRRVEELMQQNNFKVKEVTTWTTDGFFRETPAKVKQFKELGASCVEMECAALATCANFRQVDFAQILFTADSLSDLEKHEDRSWGRDAHELALQLAAQILAKI; encoded by the coding sequence ATGAGTAAACCGTTTTTAACGCAATTTGATCCAAATCCTAGCGCTGTGCTGGATCCCGATCATGAGCGGGCTGAGCTTGATTATCATTTTCCCAAAAAATTATTATTTGCCTTTATTACTTCTGAGGCAATTGCTAACTTTTTGTCTCAATATCCGTATCGCAAGCTGGGACATTATGATTGTTTTGAAGGCGAGACGCCGATTTATGAGGTTAATTTAGGCAATGAAAAAATCACTTTCTGTCAGGCGAAAATCGGTGCAGCGGCAGCTGTCGAATTGCTTGATTGGTTAATCGGTTATGGTGTGAGGCAGGTCATAGCCATTGGTTCTTCCGGCGTACTGGTTGATTTGCCGGAAAATTATTTTTTGGTGCCAATTAAGGCAATTCGTGATGAAGGAACTTCATTTCATTACGCGCCCGCAGGTAATTTTATTAGTTTAGAAGGTCCTTACTTAAGACGAGTTGAAGAATTAATGCAGCAGAATAATTTTAAGGTGAAAGAAGTTACCACTTGGACAACCGATGGCTTTTTCCGAGAGACGCCAGCTAAAGTTAAGCAATTTAAAGAGTTGGGTGCTTCTTGCGTTGAAATGGAATGTGCAGCCTTAGCTACGTGCGCAAACTTTCGCCAGGTAGATTTTGCGCAAATCTTGTTTACGGCGGACTCTTTAAGTGATTTGGAAAAGCATGAAGACCGCAGCTGGGGCAGGGATGCACATGAACTAGCTTTACAATTAGCTGCACAAATTTTAGCAAAAATCTAG
- the rplS gene encoding 50S ribosomal protein L19, whose translation MDPLIQELTKEQLRDDIPDFRAGDTVRVHVRVVEGTHERIQMFEGVVIKRKGAGIAATYTVRKIASGVGVERTFPVNDPRVAKVDVLRHGRVRRAKLYYLRERHGKSARIAEKRR comes from the coding sequence ATGGATCCATTAATTCAAGAATTGACTAAAGAACAATTACGTGATGATATTCCTGACTTCCGCGCTGGTGACACTGTTCGTGTTCATGTTCGCGTTGTTGAAGGTACTCACGAACGTATTCAGATGTTCGAAGGTGTCGTAATCAAGAGAAAGGGTGCTGGCATTGCTGCAACTTACACTGTTCGTAAGATTGCTTCTGGTGTTGGTGTTGAACGTACTTTCCCAGTTAACGACCCACGTGTTGCTAAGGTTGATGTATTACGTCACGGTCGTGTACGTCGTGCTAAGCTTTACTACTTACGTGAACGTCATGGTAAGTCTGCAAGAATCGCAGAAAAGCGTCGTTAA
- the ylxM gene encoding YlxM family DNA-binding protein, protein MDELVKNELLGDLYAYYGQLLTKGQQSYFEDYYYNDLSLGEIAANHNVSRQAVYDNLRRCRKLLTNYEAKLHMQKDYNEIEQKLSAIADEVAQNQHEEALIKIKQLLGKMRGE, encoded by the coding sequence ATGGACGAACTCGTTAAAAATGAATTATTGGGTGATTTATACGCATATTATGGTCAGCTCTTAACTAAGGGCCAGCAAAGCTATTTTGAGGATTATTATTATAATGATCTATCTTTGGGTGAAATTGCCGCTAACCACAACGTGTCACGGCAGGCAGTCTATGATAATCTGCGCCGCTGCCGAAAACTTTTAACCAATTATGAAGCAAAATTGCACATGCAAAAAGACTATAATGAAATAGAGCAAAAGCTCTCGGCAATCGCTGATGAGGTCGCTCAGAATCAGCATGAAGAAGCATTAATTAAAATTAAGCAATTATTAGGAAAAATGAGGGGAGAATGA
- a CDS encoding DUF896 domain-containing protein has translation MNQDKEKQTIDRINELYRKKKASNLTEQEEEERKKLHQEFLKNFRASFKQNVEDMVIIDKDGKEVTSEKAKEAQRRKGLRKD, from the coding sequence ATGAATCAAGATAAAGAAAAGCAAACAATTGACCGAATTAATGAATTATACCGTAAGAAAAAGGCGAGTAATCTGACCGAGCAAGAGGAAGAGGAACGCAAGAAGCTGCACCAAGAATTTTTAAAGAATTTCCGGGCTAGTTTTAAGCAAAACGTTGAAGATATGGTAATTATCGATAAAGACGGTAAGGAAGTCACATCTGAAAAGGCTAAAGAGGCACAAAGACGCAAAGGTTTAAGAAAAGATTAA
- the rimM gene encoding ribosome maturation factor RimM (Essential for efficient processing of 16S rRNA), protein MQYYDVAQIVTTHGLKGEVKVNLITDFPEERFSAGSKLTLKDDQDRVLTVTSGRPFKQSWLVQFAEVTDIDQAEKLKGKTLVVSEDAQHDLPDGVYYYRDILGCTVLDNQTGEILGKITDIMSPGANDVWQVTEESGKEYLIPYIDDVVKKVDIAGKEVYVELMEGLRDED, encoded by the coding sequence ATGCAATATTATGATGTAGCGCAGATTGTGACAACACACGGACTGAAGGGTGAGGTTAAGGTTAACTTGATAACTGACTTTCCCGAGGAACGCTTTTCTGCTGGCAGTAAATTAACTCTCAAAGACGATCAAGACCGTGTCTTAACAGTCACAAGCGGGCGGCCATTTAAGCAGTCGTGGCTGGTTCAGTTTGCGGAAGTTACCGATATCGATCAAGCTGAAAAATTAAAGGGCAAAACCTTGGTTGTAAGTGAAGACGCCCAACACGACTTGCCCGATGGGGTTTACTATTATCGTGATATTCTCGGCTGCACAGTTTTAGATAATCAAACTGGCGAAATTTTGGGGAAAATCACCGATATTATGTCTCCTGGTGCTAACGATGTCTGGCAGGTAACCGAAGAATCAGGCAAGGAATACCTAATTCCTTATATTGATGATGTGGTTAAAAAGGTCGATATTGCTGGCAAAGAGGTTTATGTTGAATTAATGGAGGGTCTGCGCGATGAAGATTAA
- the rpsP gene encoding 30S ribosomal protein S16 codes for MSVKIRMRRMGAKRKPFYRIVVADSRMPRDGRFIEEVGFYNPVAEPKQLKLDEDKIFEWLKKGAQPSDTVRSLLSGAGLMKKLHESKQSK; via the coding sequence ATGTCAGTAAAAATTCGTATGCGCCGTATGGGTGCTAAAAGAAAGCCTTTCTACAGAATCGTTGTTGCAGACTCAAGAATGCCACGCGATGGTCGTTTCATCGAAGAAGTAGGTTTTTACAACCCAGTTGCAGAACCAAAGCAATTAAAGCTTGATGAAGACAAAATCTTTGAATGGCTTAAGAAGGGTGCACAACCTTCAGACACTGTTAGATCACTTCTTTCAGGTGCTGGCTTAATGAAGAAGTTGCACGAATCAAAGCAAAGCAAATAA
- the trmD gene encoding tRNA (guanosine(37)-N1)-methyltransferase TrmD — MKINVLTLFPDMFTPLQTSMLGRGLEDGKWALNLVNFRDFTSDVHHHVDDTPYGGGAGMVLQIMPIKKALDSLTNKGKVIITAPQGQTFNQQTAQRWSNEENLTFICGHYEGFDQRIYDLADETVSIGDYVLTGGELPTMSMIDATVRLLPGILGNAASPVEESFSHGLLEYPQYTRPVDFEGLKVPEVLTSGNHQKIAEWRHKEALRATYLARPDMLENYDLSAQERDWLAEFKKED, encoded by the coding sequence ATGAAGATTAACGTGTTAACGCTTTTTCCAGATATGTTTACCCCACTGCAGACTTCAATGCTGGGGCGCGGATTAGAAGACGGTAAATGGGCACTTAATCTAGTTAATTTTCGCGATTTTACCAGTGATGTGCACCATCACGTTGATGATACACCGTATGGCGGCGGTGCGGGAATGGTCTTACAAATTATGCCGATTAAGAAGGCATTGGATTCACTGACTAATAAGGGTAAAGTGATTATTACAGCACCGCAGGGCCAAACCTTCAACCAGCAAACGGCTCAACGCTGGTCTAATGAAGAAAATCTAACTTTTATTTGTGGTCATTATGAGGGCTTTGACCAACGGATTTATGATTTGGCTGATGAAACTGTTTCAATTGGTGATTATGTCTTAACCGGCGGCGAATTGCCAACCATGAGCATGATTGATGCGACAGTGCGGCTGCTTCCGGGGATTTTGGGTAATGCAGCTTCCCCAGTTGAAGAAAGTTTCTCTCACGGATTACTTGAATATCCGCAGTATACGAGACCGGTCGACTTTGAAGGCTTGAAGGTGCCGGAAGTATTGACCTCAGGCAACCACCAAAAAATTGCCGAATGGCGGCACAAGGAAGCACTTAGAGCAACTTATTTAGCTCGGCCAGATATGCTCGAAAATTATGATTTGAGTGCTCAAGAACGTGACTGGCTTGCTGAATTTAAAAAAGAGGATTAA
- the ffh gene encoding signal recognition particle protein, whose protein sequence is MAFENLSERIQKALRNLTGKGKISEEDINNASREIRLALLEADVNFKVVKDFIKKIKEEALGKEVQESLNPGQQVIKIVNDELTKMMGESAVGLNKSKHIPTIIMMVGLQGTGKTTTVGKLANRLMQKEKARPLLIAGDIYRPAAIDQLEQIGAELKVPVYSEKDQSDVAQIVKNGLKQAETNKNDYVIIDTAGRLEIDEPLMEELEQVKAISQPDNILLVVDAMTGQAATDVAKGFDSRLDITGIILTKLDGDTRGGAALSIRAVTGKPIIFTGQGEKLTDLEQFHPDRMASRILGMGDMLTLIEKAQEDYDAKKAEQVAEKMKENTFDFNDFVDQLDQVEKMGPLDQVMKMIPGLANNPQLKNINIDKKQILHVKAIVSSMTPEEREDPELLNPSRRRRIATGSGRPVVEVNRMIKQFKQARDMMSKITKGNFKGMSNLPGMDSPMAKMAMRRMGKKFKKNKKKRMKIKRYHS, encoded by the coding sequence ATGGCTTTTGAAAATTTAAGTGAACGAATTCAAAAAGCGTTGCGGAATTTAACTGGCAAGGGCAAAATTTCTGAAGAAGACATTAATAATGCCAGCCGTGAAATTCGGTTGGCACTGCTTGAAGCCGACGTTAACTTTAAGGTCGTTAAAGATTTTATCAAGAAAATCAAGGAAGAGGCCTTAGGTAAGGAAGTCCAGGAAAGTTTAAATCCGGGCCAACAAGTCATTAAAATTGTTAATGATGAATTAACTAAGATGATGGGTGAGAGTGCTGTTGGTCTGAATAAGTCCAAGCATATTCCAACCATTATTATGATGGTCGGTCTGCAAGGTACTGGTAAGACGACCACTGTTGGTAAGCTGGCTAATCGGCTGATGCAAAAAGAAAAAGCTCGGCCGCTGTTAATTGCCGGCGATATTTATCGTCCGGCCGCAATTGACCAGCTTGAACAAATTGGTGCCGAATTAAAGGTTCCCGTTTATAGTGAAAAAGACCAGTCAGACGTTGCTCAAATCGTCAAAAATGGATTAAAACAAGCTGAAACCAATAAGAATGACTACGTAATTATCGATACGGCCGGTCGTTTGGAAATTGACGAACCATTAATGGAAGAACTTGAGCAGGTTAAGGCAATTTCTCAGCCTGATAATATCCTGTTGGTCGTTGATGCAATGACCGGTCAAGCGGCAACTGATGTCGCCAAGGGCTTTGATAGCCGTTTAGATATTACTGGGATTATCTTAACTAAGCTTGATGGTGATACCCGTGGTGGTGCGGCACTGTCGATTAGAGCAGTTACAGGTAAGCCGATTATCTTCACTGGTCAAGGTGAAAAGTTAACTGACCTTGAGCAGTTCCACCCAGACCGGATGGCTTCACGAATCTTGGGCATGGGCGACATGCTGACCTTGATTGAGAAAGCGCAAGAAGATTACGACGCCAAAAAGGCTGAACAGGTCGCTGAAAAGATGAAGGAGAACACCTTCGACTTCAACGACTTTGTCGATCAACTTGACCAAGTTGAAAAGATGGGGCCACTCGATCAAGTTATGAAAATGATTCCTGGTCTTGCCAATAATCCGCAACTGAAAAATATTAATATTGATAAAAAGCAAATTTTGCACGTTAAGGCAATTGTGTCGTCAATGACACCTGAAGAACGTGAAGACCCTGAATTGCTCAATCCCAGCCGGCGCAGAAGAATTGCAACTGGATCTGGTCGGCCGGTTGTTGAAGTTAACCGCATGATTAAGCAGTTTAAACAGGCTCGCGATATGATGAGTAAGATTACCAAAGGTAATTTTAAGGGCATGAGCAATTTGCCAGGCATGGACTCACCAATGGCGAAAATGGCAATGCGGCGTATGGGTAAGAAGTTCAAGAAGAACAAGAAAAAGCGCATGAAGATCAAGCGTTATCACTCATAA